The Muribaculum intestinale genome includes the window GGAGCTCGCCGCTCTCAAGGAGAAGCTCGCAGGCAAGTAATATCTTGCTCTACGAGAATAAACGCAATGGTAGCGCGATGCCCGCAAGGGTATTCGCGCTGCTTTTTTTATATAGGATGGTCCTCTACATGCCGGATATGTACACATGTCGGGTGTGTAACCCTTTTTGGGGAAAATTGCTGGAATCCGTGCATACGGAAACGTCGGCAATTTGTTATCTTTGTAAATGTAACCTGTCAGGTTCAGAAAAACAATTGATATGGAAAAGCGGATATTACCGGATAAGGCCACGATAGGAGCGCTTGCTGATGCACTCCGTCATGCTCTTTCCCCGCGCTACGGCAACGGAGAGGCTGGTGCTATGACGAAAATTATATTTGAGGAGTCGTTGAGGCTCTCGCCGGTCAACGTTGTGTTGCGGCGTGATGAAGAGGTTATGCCGGAGACTCTGATGCGTATCGACAGAGTTGCGGCACGTCTGCTCGCCGGGGAGCCTATACAATATATATATGGACATACGCAGTGGTATGGCGCTGAACTGAAGGTTACGCCCGATGTGCTTATTCCTCGCCCCGAGACCGCGCAGCTCGTCGATATGATTGTAGACCGTTGGGGCGACAGACGCGATTTGCGCGTAATGGATCTCTGTACCGGCTCGGGATGTATAGCCGTGACGCTTGCACGCGTACTCCCGTTTGCCCGGGTGGATGCTGTCGACATATCGGATGCGGCGCTCGGCGTAGCGCGTGAGAATGCTTTGGCGCAGCATGTCAGAGTCGACTTCGCTCAGTCCGATTTGCTTTCCATGAAGACGCCTGCCGCCCCGGAGTATGATATAATAGTGAGCAACCCTCCATATATACCTCAGAGCGATGCCAAGGGGATGGACCGTAACGTGCTCGACTACGAGCCCGGTCTGGCCCTGTTTGTGCCCGACGCCGACCCGATGAAGTTCTATCGCCCGATTGCGACGTATGCTTCCGGAGCGTTGCTTCCCGGAGGCATGCTTTATGTGGAGCTTGACCCTGCCGGTGCAGAGAAAGTAATCGGCTGTATGCGCGATGCCGGACTTACCGATGTGACATCTTACCGCGATTTTGCCGGACTCACACGCTTTGCCTCGGCCCGTAAAGAATGATTATATGGATTATCGGTAAAACAATATCCACGAGTCTGATACAATTCCGGTATAAACACGAGTCATGAATCCCATATTCCCTGTATGATAAGCAAGAAGACTGAAATATCGCCCGACAAGGCTCTGGAACGCCTGGAGGCGCTTTGTGCAAAATCAGAGAGATGTACCGAAGAGGTGCGCCGCAAGCTCTATGCGTGGCGTATAGGCCCGGAGGATATCGACAGCATAATTTCGAGCCTGAAGGAGCGCAGGTATATCGACGACGAGCGTTTTGCCCATGCCTATGTGCGTGACAAATGGCTTTTCAGCCACTGGGGGCGGCGCAAGATTCTCATGGGGCTTGCTGCAAAACGCATACCCTCGGATATGGCCAAGGAGGCCGTGGATGAGGAGATTGACCAGGACAGATATTATGCCGGACTGCTTCATGCCGCATGTGCGCGTCTGTTGCGCCTGGGTGGAGTGGAGGCCGGTTATGAGGGTGGCACCAAGGTGTTGAGATCGCTTGTGAGCGCAGGATATGAACCGTCGCTGGCTGCCCGCGCTGTGCGTGAGGCGGCCATGCAGATTGCCGATGAGGCCGAAGTGTATGGCGGGGAGTCTGATTGACAGGGCCGCAGCCTATGTGGCTGACCTTGTGTTTCCACACGTATGCGCGGTATGCGGGCGCTCTCTTGTTGCGGGTGAGGAGGTGTTGTGCCTCCATTGCCGTAGCGCTCTGCCCCAGACCCACATGCATCTCATGTCGCCCAACCCACTTGAGGAAAGACTTGTCGGCACTGTTCCTGTCGAGCGCGCTGTGGCCTACTGCCACTATGACCGAGGGTCGGCATATGCACGCCTGATACAGCATGCCAAATATCATGGCCGGCCCGTGATAATGAGGTGGCTTGCACGGAGGTATGCCGCGGGATTGCACCGTGAGGGATTTTTCGACGGAATCGACGGTATATTGCCTGTGCCGATGCATTTCCTGAAAAGGATGCGCCGTGGGTTTAATCAGGCCGAGTGGGTGGCGCGCGGTGTGCAGGATGCCACCGGTCTACCTATGTTCGACAATCTTGTCGCAGCACATGGCCACTCCTCGCAGACACGTCGCGGAGGGTTCGGGCGATGGCAGAACGCCCAGTCGCTCTATAAAACAGTGCGGCCCGGCGATATCGACGGGCTGCATCTGCTTATAGTTGATGATGTGGTGACTACCGGAGCCACTGTGCTGGCCTGTGCGGCAGCGTTGCGTCAGGCTTCTCCTACTGCCAGATTGTCGGTGTTGGCTATCGCAAGCGCACGGATGTCGTGATTTTCATCGGGCACAATTGTGAGTTCAATGCCTAGGCTTTCGATGCGCTGGGCCAGTTTGTCAGAGATGCGTGAATCAGTTATGATGAGATCAATCTCGTCCATGTTTGCGATTTTGCTGAATCCGCGACGGCGGAATTTGGAAGAGTCGGCCAGCACGATGGTCTTTTGTGCCGAGCGCATCATGGCTTTGTTGAGGTCGGCCTCACGGATGTCGGTGGTTGTGATGCCGAATTCCAGGTCGATGCCGTCGACTCCGAGAAACAGTTTGCTGCAAGAGAAATCGGCCAAAGGAGCTTCCGCATATTTTCCTACAGTCGACAGCGAGCTGTGGCGCAGCGAGCCGCCGAGTTGTACTATCTCGATGGCTTCGTTGCTTCCGAGGATTTCCGACACTTGAAGCGATGCCGATATCACGGTCAGTTTATGGATAGGACGTATGGAGCGCGCCATTGCGAGCACAGTGGTGCCCGATGCGATGATTACCGAATCGTCCTTTGTGATGAGTGATGCGGCAGCCTTTCCGATGAGTTTCTTCTCCTCACGGTATAGTTTTTCCTTTTCGTTGACCGAACGGTTGTTGATATAAGGATTAATCAGAATTGCTTTTCCATGGCTACGGTAAAGTTTGTTCTCCTTTTCAAGTTCTGTTAGGTCCTTGCGTATTGTTACGGCCGACACTGCCAGTAGCGACGACAGGTCGGATACCATAATCGACTCGTGTTTGATAAGGGTGTCGATAATTAATGAGTGGCGTTCTTCTTTTGTCATATGTGTTTAGGCGTGATATATACTGACTGGTCAGAGATGCAAATATAATGAAAAGTTCCGATAAAATAGGCGTGTCATTACAGGAGCATGCTATAAAGCATGTTTAATATATTATCGGAGCGACTCTTAAGCGGGCTCTGAATCATGCCTGCACATCACGATGTCACGGCTCCGGAAACAGAGACGTGTCGGCATATGTGTCGAGTGTCTTTTTGAGCGAGTCGACCATTATGGCCCGTAGTTCGGGCGGAGACAGTACAGTCACTTTCGGACCATATGACAGTATCTCCTGCACGAAGTCGGGGGTGAGCTTTATTTTGAAATAGAATATCGAGTAGCTGTCGTGTATGACCTCCTGCTGGGAATGGTGTAGCGGTACCGAGCGGAAGTATTTCGCCTGACGGGAGTCGGTGCGCAGAGCCACACGCTTTACCTCACCTTCGTCGAACACTATACCATAACTGTCGTGAAAATAAGCCTCGGCATTGAAGTCGTCGGGAATTTCATACAGTGTAGTCAGCAGGGTCACCTCCGACATGCGGTCGAGTGCATATGTCTTGATTGTGTTCTCTTTTACATTACGTCCTGTCAGATACCATCTTTGGCGGAATATTTTCAGGAAGTAAGGTTCTACTACGATGTCGGGAGTAGGATTTATGCGCGAATAGGGATGATACGAGAATTTTATCTGACGGCGTTCCTTCAGAGAGTCGACTGCGATTGACAGATGCTGTCTGGCCGAAGGCACGTTTTCAAGAAATATCTTGTCGCCTATATCGCGTGCATCATTCAGCAGATTGCCTATCGACGCTGAGTTGAGCAGCCAGTTCATCACACTCTCGTGGTGCTCGTCGTCGTGAGCTATGAAATATTCGAATGTCGACGGATTGCATTCGATGTTGACTTTAAACAGTTCTTCTATGGCATTGCGGTATGCATAGAACGTACGCCTCGGCATCGGTTCGCCGTTGGAGAATGACGAGCGTATCCATAACTGGTTGATTTGCTCGCGGGTGAGAGCTCCATAGCGCTTTATTGTGTCGATGAGCCATATGTAGCGTGAGAAAAGATCGCGTGACATGGTATATTCAAGGTAGTATTATTTTTCCGGATAGAGTAGATATTTATGGCGCAGCTGCTTGAACCTGTATACTTCATCGGCCCATGAGTCTCTGATTTTATCGGCAGGAGTGCCGAGCAGAATCATTCTCCGTATGGATGCATTTCCTGCGAGTTTGTCAAAAAATCGGCTGAAAAATTTGTCGGCACCCCTCTGCATGTGGGAATACGCATCGATTACATAGGCTGGGTCAAATCCCGTGTTGAGAGCGTCGGCGTCGGATATGCCGCGCAGGTCTACTCCCTGGCATACCTTTCCCAAATGAGGCGGCTGCTTGGCTCCGGGCATACTGCGGGGAGTGAATGAAAATCCACGGGGCTCCATATCGGGATGTCCGTATATGGTGAACGGGGAGTCGGTGCCGCGCCCCACGCTTGCTGTCGTACCCTCCATGAGGCATAGTGACGGATACAGGCCGATGGCCTTGGTCGAGCGCAGGTTGGGTGATGGAGCTACCGGCAGGTTGTAGCGTGTGGCATGTGTATAGTCCAGGCAAGGCACAACGGTGAGGTCACACTTCAGATTTCCGTCGAGCCACCCCTCGCCATTGGCGGCGAGAGCCAGTTCGCCCATGGTCATTCCGTGTACGACAGGTATAGGCAGACGCCCGACTCCGGAGCGGAGTTTCATGTCGAGCACCGGGCCGTCTACAATCCATCCCAACGGGTTGGGGCGATCCATCACGATTACCGGAATGCCGGCTTTGGCGGCCCCTTCCATTACCTTTATCATTGTTATATGATATGTGTAGAACCTCACTCCTACATCCTGCAGGTCGATGGCTACGGCATCGATTCCATCAAGAGCGCCTTGTGGGAGCCCCGTGCTCCCTCCGGTATATAGCGACACGACCGGAAGCCCGGTTGGCGCATCGATACCGGCCGATACATGTTCGCCGGCATCGGCTGTCCCTCTGAATCCATGTTCAGGCGATAGCAGTCGGGTTACTTTAACGCCTGCTCCGAGCATGGCGTCGAGAGTATGGCGTCCGTCGGGGAGAATTCCGGTATGGTTTGACAGAAGCGCTACCTTTTTCCCCGACAGCATCGGGGCATATATTTCTGTACGCGCTCCGCCTACGGTTACTTCTGTGGCGTTTGCCGGTATCATTCCGAAAAGGAATAGTGCCACTATCGACAATATAAATCCAACATTCACTATAAATAATTGTCGTAATATATTCATATTATAATTGTTGAGGTGAGAGGATGAGTGTGTAGCGCAAAGTTATGAAAACTATTGCACATTTGTGCGATTTGATAGCTGAAATTTTGGATAACATATAAAAAGAGCTTGTTTAATGATAATCGTGAAAGGAGATGCCCGGCAGATGTTGCTTTAACTATATTTTGCATAAATGTATTAATAATGATATTTTTCAAGGAAAAAATTAGATTACTTTATGTGATTTAGTTGGAATATATTAAATTTGCAACGGAAATTTTATAAATTTAATAAATATAAACCATTAAAAATGCATTATCACAGAGGTATCTATAGCCTTATGGCTATTGGAGCGATGTTCGGGATGCAGGGATGCGTAGACCATGGTTACGATCTGTCCCAGGATATCGATATGACAATGGAGTTTGGAGGAAATCTAACCCTCCCGCCAAGCAGTGTCGCGCCCTACAGCATGAAGAAAATCATGAATCTACCCGATGATGGGAGCAGCTCGATACGACCCGACGGAGCTCTTTACGGACTGTCGGCGGGCGATTATGTGCTCGTTCAGAGCGGTAGCGGCAGCAGCACTACATTCTCCGTCGACGAGGTAGTAATCACGAATCTGTCGGCTGCGGGAGCCAACCAGTCCATACCTGTCAATTTTACAGTTCCAGCCGGTGTCACTCTGCCTACATTCGGTATTCTTATCGGTGGGAACGCGACATCTTCGGGGCTCGTGCAGAAAATCGATGCAATCGAGAATACCGTGCACATGAGCGAATCCGGTGTAAACCGCGACCTTGTAAGCCTTAACCGTATCGGTACCGATATCAGAGGCGTGTTCAACATGTGGGTAGGTATGAACAACAGTCGGATAGACGCTAAAATCAAGCGTGGTTTCCGCGTGTCATTCGACCCGTCACTCTCGCTTGAGGTTGTGTCGGCCAACGTTGACTGTGCTTTCGAGGGGAGCGACCTGGTATTCAACGCCGACGCTACTGTCAGCAGCCTTGATCTGGTAATCCGTATTACCGGCATGGACTGCTCTCGTTTGCCCTCCGGACAGGGGCTTGTAAACCACAATTTTATCTTCGACGGAAAAGTCACCACTACCGGCGAGATTGAAGTGTCGGGCGTGTCGGTTCCGGCAGGAGATGTCTCGTTTAATATAAACACCTCATTCTCACTCAGCTCGGCTGTGATTAAGAGCATAGAGGGCGTGGTAAATCCTACTGTCACTATCGACAACACCTCATTTGCCATCAACGATATTCCGGATTTTCTCAACGACGGCTCGTCCAATCTTGATATCGACAATCCGCAGATATATCTTACCGTCGATAACTCGTCGGAAGTATCGGCCGACATCAATGTCACGCTGCGCTCTGTTTCCAATGAGAAGGGGTTGCTCGCCAGTGTCAATGTCGGCGGCATACGCGTGGTCCCCGGACATAATGTAATATGTATATCACGTACCGGACAGGGCAATCGCAATGATATTACCGGCAATGTCACCTCATCAGATCTTACCAATTTGATTTCCACTATTCCCGACTATATCGAGGTTGCCGACTGTCAGGTAGCTGTAGTGCAGCAGCCGGTTGAGTTTGTACTTGGGCGAGACTACTCGTTTACTACCGCCAACGAAGTCATTGCCCCGCTCGCTTTCGGACCGGCGCTTACATTCACATATTCCGATAAGGAAGAGGGATGGGACGAAGACCTCGAGGACTACAACTTCAAGCGTGTGATTATTTCCGCACAGACCACGAATACAATCCCCCTGTCGATGACTCCCTCGGTGAGAGCCATCTTCAAGGATGACCCCAACGGCGACCGCTCACGCGACATCCGTGTGAATGTTACCGGGAATATCGCGGCAGGCACATTGTCGTCGCCGAGCCAGAGTTCATTTACCGTAGAGCTTGTAAGCGAAGTGGCCAATCTCGCCGGTCTCGATGGTATCGAATATACATTCGCGGCAGACAGTCCCATTGTCGGCCAGCCGCTCAATGAATCGCAGGCTCTTACCATCAGCAAGCTGAGTGTGACTATCGCCGGCGGCATAATTGTAGACCTCAACGACTAACCTTCAACCATCAACTTGCAATGAAGCATACTATATATAAGGCAATGGCAGTCGCTGTCGTGGCGATGACTGCATTGACCGCCTCCGCACAGGAGGCACTCCGCTCGGCTTACTTTCTGCCGGGCTACAATTTCCGCCATGAGCTCAATCCGGCGCTTGCTCCTGAGCGCGGCTATGTGGCCATCCCGGCTCTCGGTGGGTTAAACATAGGCCTCAACAGCAATATCGGCCTCAGCACATTCCTTTATCCTGTCGGCGGCGGCCGGCTCACCACATTCATGAGTCCGACTGTCGGGACCGATGAATTCCTCGGCAAATTAAAGGATCGCAACCACTTTACCCAGTCGGCAAGCGTCAATCTTCTGTCGTTCGGATTCCGCGGATTCGGCGGCTACAATACCGTGGGCATCAGCGTGCGCGAAAGTGCGTCGCTGGTGATTCCCAAGGATATGCTTGCTTTTATGAAGCGCGGCATGACAGGCCCGTCGACCCATTATAACTTCAAAGACCTTGGCATAAATGCCAAGGTGATAGGTGAGATTGCTTTTGGCCATAGCCGTGCTATTACCAAAGACCTCCGTGTCGGGGCCAAGGTGAAGGTGCTCCTCGGCGGAGCCAATGTCAACGCCCGCATCAGCGATATGGATATAACCTTAAGCGACCAGATATGGCAGATAAAGGCACAGGGTGAGATGGCCATTGCTGCGGGCAAGGGATTGCGTGTGCCCACAAAGTATGAGCTCGGCAAGGAGTCGGCCTCTTCGCCTGACGCCAATATGGTGGAATGGGGTGATATCGACTACGACAGCTTCGGTATGTCGGGTTTTGGTCTTGGATTTGACCTCGGCGCCACATATCAGCTTCTTCCTAACCTCGAGTTGAGCGCCGCAGTGCTCGACCTCGGCATGATGAGCTGGAACAATGTGATAAAAGGTCAGACTCCATCCACTACATGGACATTCGACGGCTTCCAGGATATCGCTGTAGATTCTTCCGACCCAAATTACGAGGAAAACAAACTTGGCAATCAGTTTGAGAAACTCGGCGACGATATGGAGGAATGCCTCAACTTCCACCGCACAGAGACAGGAGCAAAGCGTACTACAGGCCTCGGCACTACCATA containing:
- a CDS encoding DeoR/GlpR family DNA-binding transcription regulator, which produces MTKEERHSLIIDTLIKHESIMVSDLSSLLAVSAVTIRKDLTELEKENKLYRSHGKAILINPYINNRSVNEKEKLYREEKKLIGKAAASLITKDDSVIIASGTTVLAMARSIRPIHKLTVISASLQVSEILGSNEAIEIVQLGGSLRHSSLSTVGKYAEAPLADFSCSKLFLGVDGIDLEFGITTTDIREADLNKAMMRSAQKTIVLADSSKFRRRGFSKIANMDEIDLIITDSRISDKLAQRIESLGIELTIVPDENHDIRALAIANTDNLAVGEA
- the prmC gene encoding peptide chain release factor N(5)-glutamine methyltransferase yields the protein MEKRILPDKATIGALADALRHALSPRYGNGEAGAMTKIIFEESLRLSPVNVVLRRDEEVMPETLMRIDRVAARLLAGEPIQYIYGHTQWYGAELKVTPDVLIPRPETAQLVDMIVDRWGDRRDLRVMDLCTGSGCIAVTLARVLPFARVDAVDISDAALGVARENALAQHVRVDFAQSDLLSMKTPAAPEYDIIVSNPPYIPQSDAKGMDRNVLDYEPGLALFVPDADPMKFYRPIATYASGALLPGGMLYVELDPAGAEKVIGCMRDAGLTDVTSYRDFAGLTRFASARKE
- a CDS encoding exo-beta-N-acetylmuramidase NamZ domain-containing protein, producing MNILRQLFIVNVGFILSIVALFLFGMIPANATEVTVGGARTEIYAPMLSGKKVALLSNHTGILPDGRHTLDAMLGAGVKVTRLLSPEHGFRGTADAGEHVSAGIDAPTGLPVVSLYTGGSTGLPQGALDGIDAVAIDLQDVGVRFYTYHITMIKVMEGAAKAGIPVIVMDRPNPLGWIVDGPVLDMKLRSGVGRLPIPVVHGMTMGELALAANGEGWLDGNLKCDLTVVPCLDYTHATRYNLPVAPSPNLRSTKAIGLYPSLCLMEGTTASVGRGTDSPFTIYGHPDMEPRGFSFTPRSMPGAKQPPHLGKVCQGVDLRGISDADALNTGFDPAYVIDAYSHMQRGADKFFSRFFDKLAGNASIRRMILLGTPADKIRDSWADEVYRFKQLRHKYLLYPEK
- a CDS encoding DUF5723 family protein; amino-acid sequence: MKHTIYKAMAVAVVAMTALTASAQEALRSAYFLPGYNFRHELNPALAPERGYVAIPALGGLNIGLNSNIGLSTFLYPVGGGRLTTFMSPTVGTDEFLGKLKDRNHFTQSASVNLLSFGFRGFGGYNTVGISVRESASLVIPKDMLAFMKRGMTGPSTHYNFKDLGINAKVIGEIAFGHSRAITKDLRVGAKVKVLLGGANVNARISDMDITLSDQIWQIKAQGEMAIAAGKGLRVPTKYELGKESASSPDANMVEWGDIDYDSFGMSGFGLGFDLGATYQLLPNLELSAAVLDLGMMSWNNVIKGQTPSTTWTFDGFQDIAVDSSDPNYEENKLGNQFEKLGDDMEECLNFHRTETGAKRTTGLGTTISVGAAYTAPVWKGLVGGLLLTQRIDGMYSWTEGRISANIIPCGWFDLSANYALSSFGSSLGWVINFHPAGFNLFLGSDYQFFKVTEQYIPVGNVNFNVQFGINFTFGKRKRG
- a CDS encoding ComF family protein, giving the protein MRPKCMAGSLIDRAAAYVADLVFPHVCAVCGRSLVAGEEVLCLHCRSALPQTHMHLMSPNPLEERLVGTVPVERAVAYCHYDRGSAYARLIQHAKYHGRPVIMRWLARRYAAGLHREGFFDGIDGILPVPMHFLKRMRRGFNQAEWVARGVQDATGLPMFDNLVAAHGHSSQTRRGGFGRWQNAQSLYKTVRPGDIDGLHLLIVDDVVTTGATVLACAAALRQASPTARLSVLAIASARMS
- a CDS encoding helix-turn-helix transcriptional regulator yields the protein MSRDLFSRYIWLIDTIKRYGALTREQINQLWIRSSFSNGEPMPRRTFYAYRNAIEELFKVNIECNPSTFEYFIAHDDEHHESVMNWLLNSASIGNLLNDARDIGDKIFLENVPSARQHLSIAVDSLKERRQIKFSYHPYSRINPTPDIVVEPYFLKIFRQRWYLTGRNVKENTIKTYALDRMSEVTLLTTLYEIPDDFNAEAYFHDSYGIVFDEGEVKRVALRTDSRQAKYFRSVPLHHSQQEVIHDSYSIFYFKIKLTPDFVQEILSYGPKVTVLSPPELRAIMVDSLKKTLDTYADTSLFPEP
- a CDS encoding regulatory protein RecX is translated as MISKKTEISPDKALERLEALCAKSERCTEEVRRKLYAWRIGPEDIDSIISSLKERRYIDDERFAHAYVRDKWLFSHWGRRKILMGLAAKRIPSDMAKEAVDEEIDQDRYYAGLLHAACARLLRLGGVEAGYEGGTKVLRSLVSAGYEPSLAARAVREAAMQIADEAEVYGGESD